One Danio aesculapii chromosome 11, fDanAes4.1, whole genome shotgun sequence genomic region harbors:
- the shisa4 gene encoding protein shisa-4: MSFYAVIIPILCIIFSAWQVSANEDCLWYVDKNGTWHNGFDCPLITFCCGNCHRRYCCLDGFKMITEAGQKRCMLFHLSPSTIAGIASSILLFVAAIATMVCCFMCSCCYLYQRRQQRGRTPYEAQHIPMASYPVEHMYDAYGKPIGHLEYPGYPMVPQYPMMPQGPYPPHPPDPGFSQAAPPPYSPPQYPGH; encoded by the exons ATGTCCTTCTACGCCGTCATTATACCGATCCTCTGTATCATTTTCTCTGCTTGGCAGG TGAGTGCAAATGAGGATTGCTTGTGGTACGTGGACAAAAATGGCACCTGGCACAATGGCTTCGACTGCCCACTCATAACTTTCTGCTGTGGAAACTGTCACCGCCGCTACTGCTGTCTCGATGGCTTCAAGATGATCACAGAAGCAGGACAGAAGCGCTGCATGCTCTTCCATCTCAG CCCATCCACTATAGCTGGCATTGCTTCATCGATCCTGCTCTTTGTGGCTGCAATTGCAACCATGGTCTGTTGCTTCATGTGTTCCTGTTGTTACCTTTACCAGCGACGCCAGCAGCGAGGCAGAACTCCTTATGAAG CCCAGCACATTCCAATGGCCAGCTATCCAGTGGAGCACATGTATGATGCTTATGGTAAACCAATCGGTCATCTGGAATATCCTGGATATCCAATGGTGCCGCAGTATCCTATGATGCCCCAGGGTCCTTATCCTCCTCATCCTCCTGATCCAGGATTCAGTCAAGCAG CTCCTCCGCCGTACTCTCCTCCCCAGTACCCTGGGCACTGA
- the lmod1b gene encoding leiomodin-1, protein MSRRKVKGLTKTGRQVSEDPELDSLLSNLSTAEMEELQKEVSVVPDPDPTEMIVVDQTDLKPSAPVRKESQPSSQTDDFKSRFQRTLSTEAEPKKESRKQEYLRKMGLSQEKNICAFDSRDGGLQRTSSTSSFPKRDGRLEDRTRRVTEGTKDEKFGPSAVSKRDEESEKKNETKDQNDGSRLRDRREMRESSSSKTKELISKLQEKEDSKEKNKKEDKGKRESRESRAKEMISRIQEKEEKEREKKEEIRKREENKSKGYTSRLEENQNQVQEDKTKEDNKHRDEKQLRRSSEKVKETTALSENKEKESENVKRVQECNARSSDKGRGDVQKHNEIVNEVHKPKEETIENCVSDTILKSKTKEEEEDDESTSMFDEDLEKVRRNDPGMTDLNVNNSEVIKTKTLIQFSEALKNNTHIKAFSLANCRADDHVAYAIAETLRSNKSITSINLDSNLLTSKGIMSLIQALQHNSTLTELRFHNQRHIIGGKSEMEMTKILKENTTLLKLGYHFELAGPRMTMTNILSRNMDRQRQKRLQEQKQAQAQGAGDKKDSLGVPKPGFGKSSPRASPRPSPIPSPIPSPAPSPKLTHKKRISGLVGGPPPPPPPPGAPPPPPPPMLDGDFLKNSLTPVSQRKLDDRSGGRGGAQNSRDQLLASIRNSNVKQLKKVAVPKLLQ, encoded by the exons ATGTCCAGGAGGAAAGTGAAGGGACTCACTAAAACCGGGCGACAGGTGAGTGAGGACCCGGAACTCGACAGTTTACTGTCAAACCTGTCGACTGCAGAAATGGAAGAGTTGCAGAAAGAGGTGTCAGTTGTTCCCGATCCAGATCCGACTGAAATGATCGTTGTGGACCAAACGGATTTAAAACCAAGCGCGCCGGTTAGAAAGGAATCGCAACCGAGCAGCCAGACCGACGACTTCAAATCCCGCTTCCAGAGAACCTTGTCAACTGAG GCAGAGCCGAAGAAGGAGAGCCGGAAACAAGAGTATCTGCGTAAGATGGGCCTGAGCCAAGAGAAAAATATCTGTGCATTTGACAGCAGAGATGGAGGACTTCAGAGGACATCCTCCACCTCTTCCTTCCCAAAACGTGATGGTAGATTGGAGGACAGGACCCGCAGAGTTACAGAGGGCACCAAAGATGAAAAATTTGGCCCATCTGCTGTTTCCAAGCGAGACGAGGAGAGTGAGAAAAAAAATGAGACAAAAGACCAAAACGATGGTAGTAGATTAAGAGACAGAAGAGAGATGAGAGAAAGTAGCAGCAGCAAAACTAAAGAATTAATTTCCAAGCTTCAAGAGAAGGAGGatagtaaagaaaaaaataaaaaggaagaCAAGGGGAAGAGAGAATCTAGAGAAAGTAGAGCAAAGGAGATGATTTCAAGGATACAAGAGAAAGAGGAGAAGGAACGGGAGAAAAAGGAAGAGATTAGAAAGAGAGAGGAGAATAAGAGTAAAGGCTATACATCCCGGTTAGAGGAGAATCAAAATCAGGTTCAAGAAGACAAGACGAAAGAAGATAACAAGCACAGGGATGAAAAACAGTTAAGAAGGTCAAGCGAAAAGGTAAAAGAGACTACCGCATTGTctgaaaataaagagaaagaatctgaaaatgtgaaaagagtGCAAGAATGCAATGCAAGATCAAGTGACAAAGGTAGAGGGGATGTTCAGAAACACAATGAAATTGTTAATGAAGTTCATAAACCAAAAGAAGAGACAATTGAAAACTGTGTCTCGGACACCATTTTGAAAAGTAAGAccaaagaggaagaagaagatgaCGAGTCGACCAGCATGTTTGATGAAGATCTGGAGAAAGTGCGTCGCAATGACCCAGGCATGACTGATCTCAACGTGAACAATTCTGAGGTCATAAAAACCAAAACTCTTATTCAGTTCTCTGAGGCAttgaaaaacaacacacacatcaaAGCATTTTCTCTGGCAAACTGTCGCGCTGATGACCATGTGGCTTACGCTATTGCTGAAACCTTACGCAGCAACAAAAGCATCACTAGCATCAATCTGGATTCCAATCTTCTTACTAGCAAAGGCATCATGTCTCTGATTCAAGCCCTCCAACACAACTCCACACTCACTGAGCTACGTTTCCACAACCAGCGACACATTATTGGAGGAAAATCTGAAATGGAGATGAccaaaattttaaaagaaaatacgaCTTTACTCAAACTAGGCTATCACTTTGAGTTAGCGGGACCTCGTATGACCATGACCAATATTCTTAGTCGGAATATGGACCGTCAGCGGCAAAAGCGGCTCCAGGAGCAGAAGCAAGCTCAAGCACAAGGAGCTGGAGACAAGAAAGATTCATTAGGAGTTCCAAAACCCGGCTTTGGTAAAAGCTCCCCGAGAGCATCGCCTAGGCCATCACCGATACCTTCACCCATACCGTCACCTGCTCCATCGCCTAAGTTGACTCATAAGAAAAGGATAAGTGGGCTTGTTGGTGGACCacctcctcctccaccaccacCTGGAGCACCACCGCCACCTCCACCACCTATGCTGGATGGAGACTTTCTGAAGAACTCTTTGACACCTGTGTCTCAGAGGAAGCTGGACGACAGGagtggaggaagaggaggagctcAAAACTCACGGGACCAACTTCTAGCTTCCATTAGGAACAGCAATGTCAAGCAGCTCAAAAAG GTTGCAGTACCAAAGCTTTTGCAGTAA